ATTTCAATAACGGATAGCAAGCTTCAGCCCACTATCTCTGTCAAtcacattatcatcaacatttatttatagatcgCAATAAAATTTtggagcgctttacaattgtgaacaaacattaataaaacaatactgggtaatacagacagacacaggtaagagaaccctgctcaaagCTTACAATCTTGAATGTGTTAAATATTGATACCCTATATTTTATGTATGCTTTAAGGATAAACACTAATACATGTTCACAATGAAAATGTCAATATGGACCTCACACCACAAATAAATTCAGATTCAACTGCTGAATAATAAGGATGATTATGACATCCTTACAATTGAATGTTGAGCTCTtaaaaactttatattttttgttaattatcTTTTGGTTTCTATGTTTTCTTTAGATGTGTTATTATAGTAATTGAGAGCTAATTTATGGCTCTTGACCTGTACCTTACCTGACCCCTCTTCACCGCACAGGAATAAATTGTTAGACGACTGAAGAATGATAAGGATTATTAGGACATCCTTAAAATTGAATGTTGACCTCTTAGAGACTTTacatttgttgttatttttccttctttttatatgtttcatttatatttgtttagATAACAAATGAGTCCTAATTTACAGCTGGTGACCTGTCTCTCACCCCACCTTCTCCTATAAAACTTGTGTCCTGCAATGTCCTGTAGTGTcttcaaatccaaaaataattttggGGTTAGTAGAAGCTCTAAGCTGAAAGACCAGATCAGTCTTTTTTTCTGTCATAAGGTAAGTTCTTTCATTTGTTAGATGATAATTCCATGCAAAGTTATATCacatattgctttatattttccaaatccaatttttttttttttttttttaaatcatctgTGATTAGCAGCTGATTCTTATTTTATATAGGTTTAGTCTAGTGTAAAAATGCATTCGGCTACTAGTGCAGAAATACCAGAACTGGTAACACCTGCCATCCAACACATGCAAGACATTGAATCATCAAATCAATgtgaaaaaaaggtaaaataatttGCACAAGTGATATAAAATCTAGCATTGTATTTCATATTTTTGGGACATGATGAgcataatttgttttgttttgtaggaTAAGCATTGTAAAGGTGGAGATAGGGAAAGCTGTCAAAGTGAAATCTTTCATTCATTGGACATGTTGCAGAGAGCAATATGTGAATTTGAGGAAAATACACAATCTAACTTCATTATACATCAGAAGAGTAAAGAATTTGGCAAAGagggtacattttattttaatatacctaaaatttacaatctgtaatttttatttgaaattgtaTATAGTAATAATTATGGTTTCCTTTTTTATCTtcagtatatacatttatatagaaaaACGCCTAATACATTGTTGTTCATGTTTAAAATGTACAATACAATACTGTAATTTTTATCACTTCCATTAAGATTTCAAACCAAATGCAAGATCTAGAATTCAATGGAAAAGTAATGATATCCAGTATGGCAAACTAATTAAGTTTTCTGGAATTCCATACGTGGTGGTTGGGAGAAAAACTCTACAGTGTCATTTGGGTAGAGACTTCAGcattgtgaagaaaaaaaattatggagatcaAAGACAAATCACCCAGGTATCTCTTATTttttgaattataaaatgttttccACGCATTGCCTGTCTTTTAATAGTGCTGGCTAATATCATTTATTTGAAGCGCTGCAATCAATGCCTTTGTGCCCTCAAACGAGCAGTATTTTAACAGCATTCAATTAGCTGAGAATGAACTAGGGAACAACTACACTTAACACTACGATAGGCAGTACAATAAATGTGAAGAATGAATGTGTAGAACATTGCTGAAAGATTGTACTGTGGAGCCATCAAACAACTCTCTGTCTTACATTTTTAATGGGGAGAGGTATCCTCATTAGCATGGTCACAGCTAATGAAGTCAAAGAGGCgttataacaataaaatacaacatacatatattgtttaatatagtgcTCTTTTCAATTATTCTTTTAATAGGGAGAAGATCATACCTTCACCAAAAGGAGGCGTATTATACAGCATACCAAAAAAATGGGCTGTCCAGCTGAAATCAATGTATTGCACATTATCAGATACCCAGATTTTATGGTAAAATCGGTGTTAAGCACATTACATTGAATTACATTGTTACAACTTAATTGTCAgaccaataaaatgtaaaacattggtAAAGAAATTTTGCAAACATATTTTTAGAAGGGCAAAGGTAAACTaatttgtggatttttatgtatatatatatatatatatatatatatatatatatatacacacacacacaaacacacactctacATATATAGTATGTAAACATAAAAACAGTGATTGAGATAGGCCAGTGCGGGTATGCACATACAGcaaataattatcttttttttaatagatcCAAAGTGATACACAAAAAAGAAGACGTAATGCATCAAAGAAAGTAAAAGAAGCCTTTCAAAGTGACACAATACAAGGCAATCATGCCTACGTAATTAGATTTCCACATTTATCTGAACATAAATTCCATGCAACTAGTGGAGAGGTAAGATTGTAATAAACTTatcatgttattttgttttagtaagaatgaaatgtttttattgatatgGTTTTAATGTTTAACATTATTTCCGTCAgtaatatttattgtgttttataaattttaaaattaaattatcatCTCTAACAGTTAGCAAACCTACAGGAAAAGGTCGACAGAAGAGTTCAAGAAAAAGTAATCAGTTTGCACAGAAATGGGGTTAGAAAAATAAATGAGATGATGCGTCACATTAACGCGTTTGTAACACAAGAACTTTTCCCGGGTGATGATCCCCCTGTAGCTTTACGGAGACGCTTTTACCCCACAAGAAAAGACCTAGCCAATCTCATGTTTAAAGCGAAACAGGAAGGTCGAAACTCAAGTTTGGATCAGGAAAATGTTTTGAACCAGTTAAAAGAATGGAAAGAACAAATcccacaattaaatattttttgtcgTCCTAATACAACCTCTGAGGAAATGACAAATAAACAAAGTTTTATATTATGTTACCAAGCTGAATAGCAACAAAAattattgcaaatgtatggaaaccaGATCACACTGTTAGATGCTACATACAGAACAACAAGGTATGCGCTTCCACTGTTTTTCCTTTGTGTTCGGACAAATGTATGCTATGCAATAGTTGGAGCATTCGTAATACAACAAGAAACATCAGCATGCATACAGGAGGCCTTGGAAATTTTCAAAAAGTGGAACTTAAACTGGAATCCAAAATGTTTTTTGGTCGACTTTTGCctagaggagataaatgcaatatcTCAGTTATTTAAAGGTTAGTCAAATTActgtataattatttttgctatgcatctttttttttttttttataaatatctatatttttaaacAGCATCAATtacatttcataaaaataatCTCGCAAAAATGCATAGTTATCCCAAAAAATCAAGGTAAGTGTGAGACAAAATAAACAAGTAACcatatccaatttttttttttctcagctaACACAATCCAAACATTTATTAGTTTTGGATGGAATTACCCTTTTAAGTAGGCTAAAAGTACCAGCAAACCTTTTACTAACTTAGTAAACTTCACAACTAAAGTTAGCTTTAAAACATGAAAGCTCTAATTAAGTTTTCATTCAGCAAATCTTagcaaataataatacaaataaaatgtcaatatCAACTAACTTTAATGATTTTTGAGTATTAATTCAAAGGGTATATCTGATAaattcactgcaataaacagtatttttacattttagatacACAAATATTACTTTGCGATTTTCATCGTGAGAaagcttggatggaatgggtgaccaaaaaacaacatggagtaCACAGTTGTCgcagtgttatattgaatatgCTGCGTAGTGTAGCACTTGCTACAAACATAGAGGAACACAACGTTGCTCTCAATATACTGACTAATTGCCAGATTTGGAAAAACTGCGATGCACTGCGGCAGTGGTTCTCAAACAAGTGGATGCCTGAAATAAAGGTAAaagttttattgttatttttaaggACAATACATGACGAGGGGGGTTTAAcaatcatttaaaaattaaaggTGGAGGTATTGCCCGTAGCAAAACAAAAACTTCAATCTTTTACTTTCTAGAAAGTAGTAGCTACATGATAGCTAAAATTTTACCAATTGCTATAtacaacacctcaacttttctgTTAGAACTGGCCTTTACATGTtctgtgtattttaataaacaagTGACAGGATAGAAGACACATATTAATTGAACTCCTGACAGTTGACGTTAATATGAACGTTGGAACACTCTGCATACATTGTTAACATTCCTCATAAGTTGATAATGGACCATTTCAATAACAGTTCTATCCTTCACTTGTTTGGTTTCATCtttttaataaaggttatattgtttggggggaaaaataaaatattttttcaatttaaaatgaatatgaTTTGTTTATGAtgtttctctctccctcactacAGAAATGGGCACATGTTTTCAGGTCTGGATTACTACATATTGCAATTAACACAAACAATGGACTTGAGCGCCAAAACGAGACTCTTAAATATACATACCTGGATGGCTACAAGAATTGCACTCTCAGTGACATGATTACAGTGCTTCACAGTAGTTTTTTTCCTAATACTTACAAGAAATAAGATTTGTGTTTTCAGTACATTTTGGGTCTGCTATTTATAGTAATGGCTTGTGCCACAaaaatgtaatacatctttttttaaagtatatttggaaaatgtatttcaaggaagaaatacattaagaaaattacatcttgctttgtaaaatgtcatgGGTAATTTCTATTATGTTATGTGCAGGCCTGTCATCCTAAATGTGGGGCAAAGTGCTATTTAAACAGGCACTCCTCCTTGTAATTAAATGCACTAGCAGAGGAGGTGTATCCACAATGTGGTGGGCACGTCCACGTCACTTACCCAAAAATGACCTTACTTTGTATGAAATTCAAACACACGCCACTTACACTTCATAAATGCTGAAAAAGAGCCTGACATGACCTCAGTTGTAAATTTTTGCAAAACATAATTAATagttgtaataagatagattttcatttgtttttacatAGGTATGTACAGTTAAATTTGAGAAGTTCCGAAAGTTTCCGGAAATACCATGAAGATGTTCCAAATTTTCTGAAAAATCGTCCAAGAGAATTTATTCACCACGTTATGAGGAGATTGTCAAGTAACCTCGATGGAACACATGTTTCCTGTATAGATCACACAAGTGGCATTTTCAAAGTCAACAGTGAATACGATAAAGAAAAGTATTATACAGTAAATCTGGGAGCAGAATGTCCAGAATGTACATGTGAAGATTGGATCAAATTTCTATTACCTTGTAAACACATGTGTTGTATTTTTCAATTTGTAGAGGGATGGGGATGGGAAAAAATTAACCCATCTTACTCAAACAATGCATTATTTATACTAGACACAGATTGTTTTTCTGACCATACTGTAAGAGGGGGAGATGAAGCTGAATACCCCTCTGAAGGTATCATGCACACGATGTCACCACTTGAAGATCTTCAACACTTTGAACCACGAAGGAGGACCAAAAGAACAACACTTATTATTAATTGTGTACAGACACTAAAAAATATTACAGACACAGTTTATCTGTTGAAAGAAGAAACATATCTGGAAAATTGGGATATAAAATTTAATACTTTACTTGAAGAAATTAAACTAGACATCCCAAAAGATCAAGGCTTACCATTGATAGAAacacccaaaaaaagaaaaaatattgaaaaatttgAGCCTTTGCCAAAAagaaaatatggaaagcctaAGCATCCAGCGTCCCAGAGAGTTGGATCAAGAGCTGATATGCTTAGAGTAGATGTATGGCAATCGGTAGAAGTAGATCCGCAAATTGCTGAATCACAAGATTTTCACACTGTCCACTCAGGCACTACAGTTAATGAGAGTCCATGGGTCACAGTCAATGGGATAAAATTAACTACTGCTGATAAAGAAGCTGTATCCAATGACGCCTGGTTAGATGACAATGTCATGAATATCTCCCAGTATTTAATATCAAAGAAATTCCCTTCTGTTGCCGGTCTGCAGGATACAGTGTTACTGGCACATGGGAGTGTTTCTAAGATTGACTGTGAAAATATTCTGCAAATACACCATTTGGGTGCTCACTGGGTGGTGTCACACAGGTCTCAAAATTCAGTGACTGTTTATGACTCCCTAAAACCATCAATACCAGAGACTCTTAAAGAACAGATGTTGTGTTTATATGCTCCGCTATTTACTGGTGAATATTCAGTACTTGACATTAATTTGGTATGTTGCCAAAAACAGGATGGTGCAAATGATTGTGGGGTATTTGCCTTGGCCAATGCTGTGTCACTGGCAAATGGgttgaatttaaataaaatacatttagaacAAGACAAGATGAGGAAACATTTAGTCAAATGCATTGAAGAAAATAACATTACCATGTTTCCACATATTCAATTAAACAAGGccaaaacaatgttaaaaaaaaaaatacaactcacAACACATTGCCTCTGCAAGATCCATAAGCCTAAAGAAGGAATGGTGGAGTGTGACCTTTGTAAACAGTGGTATCATTTCACTTGTGTTGGCTTAACAAAGGATGACAAATGTgtcacaacaaaaagaaaaatgttttactgtCCGCAATGTAAAGACAAAAAAAGATAAGCTACAATGTATTAATTACGTTGTCATTATTGAGAATAAAAATTACCTTGCAATTTTGAGTTGAAAGGAACATTGTATTATATtccatttacatttttgtgtgtatatattgcaaattaaaaaaaaatacgttTATGACtgttatcattgtttttttttaaattaaatttatatatagttAATATTTGTTATGTCGATGGTTTTCTAATGCTTTATATTACATTGGAATAGTGGAATGCTGTGAGTTAAAAAAGTTCCTTGATATTACTGTGTAGCTATATCACCCAGGTGGGAAAGCCAACATTACAGGGATTGCCAGGACTGACATCATACAGgatcccatcctgcccacttcactaggaagcggaAGGATGCGGGAAAACAAACTGCTTTCCCGGGAGTGGAAGACCTATTCAGAATTAGgaagtctccaggacaaaacggGATAGTGTGCATGTATGATTAATACATAACCTAAAGCATCCAGtacaaagcatacaagtataatagtcatctcctgtaagcaaatctacatgctccagacatagagaataataagtaacACCAAACAAACGAGCTGCCAACTATAATTATCTGCTAGTgaaaacaagttctgtgaatagagaggaaAAATTGTGCTCTTCGTATATATCTAATGCATTATAATGTGCATTAAGGTTCTAACatacaataataattgtaaataacttttattatggcctgatatctacacattatcctttactttgaATTGACCTTTCaatttgcatttcttgctgtCATTTCCAGAAATTTATGACCCTGTATCTTAAGTTTATCTCTTTTTCATTCTAATATTAACTTGTTTTTTAGATCTCTAAACATCCATATAAATGATTAaggagtaaccacaagagaaattaactaTTAAAAGGTTCTCACATTATGTACATTTTTGCAATAACAAGAAAAAAggctaaaataaatattagtttttTAGGGTGACTGcctaactaattaaaaaaaaacaaaatgcacatattatactTTCGGTTTTCATATTATTTAGTACTGATATTACCAtcaccaaaaaaaataataataatataagacagtataagtgtggctaagagctggctaaatgctatttcccatacagtcaatgtaccaggtacctacactgaaggggatttagacatttcactgtgagctggctaaatccccttcccatTCATGACCTggccagcagggggccaaaaaggtaccttcggtgaaggggatttagctgtctcacactgactgtgctatttcccatgcagtgtaggtaccaggtacctacagtgaaggggatttagctgtctcacactgagctggctaaatccccttccaattcatgacccggccagcagggggccaaaaggtaccttcggtgaaggggatttagctgtctcacactgagtgtgctatttcccatgcagtgtaggtATCGGGTACCTAAGCCGAAGGGGATTTAGTCGCAACCCCTAACAATCTCTCCAGTTACTGTGCATGCTGATTTCCTACACTGCAATCACTGAAAAGCATGTGTTTCTTTCCAGCCAATCACAGTAACTCTCTTTATGGATTCAGTACGAAAGATAAGTGAAATCTACACTGATTGGAAGATGTCACTGTGACTATTAATTAGCTATGATCTCACAGATAGTTTGCAGAACTCTATGGTCTACAGGCTCCTTGTGAAAGAGAAATTAGATTGCCACCTACTGACAGCTGGAGCTGTAATGGTTGAAGAACCAAAAGGAACTATTTTAAGCATTTTTATACTACAAACATAGCCATTGAACAAGATTATCCAATCTTATTGTGAATAATGTGTTGTGCAACCAAACAAAGTGCTATTGTTTGATTAGCATATATGTACTTTGATAACATTAACCAAACTGCCAACTATTTAGTATAATATTTCTTGTGCTGTTCCCATTTTTTTGCAACTCCAATAAATTGAGCAGAAATAGTTAATTAGATAAATTACATAGAAATATTCTTCAacagttaatataattaaaaaaatatgtgtgaAAAGCAGATACAGAGTAATTATTATctaattgaatattttattttgaatacatTAATGCCTTTAACTCAGttgttcccaaactgtgctccgCGGCTCCCTGGGCACATGGGCGGATCTCCTAGCACACTGCGAACGGGACACACTGTCCTGGCAGTCCAGCCCGAACCTCACTAACTGGCGTTGTCACTTTAGCTTGTGTCCTCTCCGCCGAGCTCTTGACACAGCGTCTCCAAGCCACTCAGCCACCTCCTCACTCACCCCATTAGCTGGCAGAGCGGTCTTGTGCCAAAACAGATTGGGAGGCAGGAGCAGACAGTTTTCAAAATGCATTAACCCCTTGTTGTTGTAAAGACTGGTTCTACTTCTTGATACATTTTCAGCGCTGTTGCATATTTCAATTAGTGGGGTAAATAGCCACACACATATTAACACAGGATTGAacatctctaaaaaaaataaaaaaaaatcactctctCCACCTCTTCTATCCTGATTATGAAAATCCTTTTtttgcactgtgccctctccatacATCGGTAGGAGTGCCTTTACTTTGCCCAACTACTTTTTTCTAGCTATGGAAAGTTTTGCATCTCCAGAAATGTGGCCTTGTTGCGCCCCAAAAATCTTGTTCCGGTGGAAATCTGTGCACTTGCACAAATTGAGACAAGATTTATGCACAAGGCACACGTGAGCcactaaaaaatatacatttaatgagGTTATGTTTGAAACAAGACCCATCTTTAACTAGCTATGGTACACTTCTCTACTTTattcctcaaaaaaaaaaaaaaacagtttgaaaGGGGGGaagacatatctgttatttgttgctgtTACCAATAACTTATCACCTTTATCTTATACGTATAAATGTACAtcacaatattatactatgtgcatatttttatgaaatgttttatAGCTTTATAATGTTTCAAAAGTCattgaattaaaataataaaaaaaaaatattgttccgTACAagagtccccttttagacgaacgaaactaaatagtgacagtgttgcattcgtgtttgcacttacctgaaagagttaacgtGGGGTGTGGGTCTGGCCAGTGATGCTGAGGGGAGGTCCTTGTGGCTTTGTAGAGGTGATGCATTTCCTGGGTGAGTCACTCGGCTGTTCTTTCTTATTTCAGTTACTCCAGTTTCATTGTATTTTCCATTTTCATTGTATTTCCCTTCAAatattaaactatttatttttcatttgctttCATTTGTCTTTATTCCTTTCTTTCTGTGGTCTAGCCCCTGTGTCTGTTTTTTCTTACATTTGTGCCCATTTTAATTTTTCTGGGTTCTCCTTCCCCTTGTGAAATTGAGCATTATGCCCCGTCCTAAAAGAGTGGCCTCCAGGCCAGCCCGTCTCCGCTCCCCATCCCCCGGGGAGTCTCTTTTGGGGATGGGAATGCGGGTGCGGGCGAAGGGGGCAGCGGCGGGGGGAGCATGGTCAGTGCTCCCCGCTGTCTAGGAGCTGGGCTGGGGGCGGACAGGCAGTTATCTGATCCGGGTACCCGGAGTGTCAGACAGGGTCGTGGCTCGGAGGTTCATACTGAACCGTCGGCCGGTCCGCGCAGGCGCAGAGCCCGGGCTCAAGTGCGGGAGGGTCCTCCCTGCGCTGGAGTCGGTGTTTCAGCGAGGGGGAGGCGCAGATCAGCAGCGGTCCAGCAGGAGGTGACCCCCACAGGGGAGCAAGCAGAGGGTGAACTGGGGGCACGAACCCCCCCTACTCAGAGACAACCACGGCATAGGGACAGTAATTTAGGCATCAGGCCAGCAGGGGGAGCCGAGGAGGGTTTTTACGGCAGCACTGTGGCAGCATTGCCATTAACCCCACCCGTGCTGCATCCACataggagggagagaggttgttTGCCAGGCCCCCCACCAACTTTATTTCCCTCCCAGCCCTTTCCTTTCCAACAGCGCTAGGGGGTCAGCATGGGGTGCGAGGTTCTCGGCACCCACGTTGTCCGCCCGCAGATCACTTTATCCGCCGGCGGCCGGGGGTGAGGATGTGATGGCGGAGAGAAGAGCCTTTTTTTTGCCCAAAACAGGGCTACTGTAACGTAGGGGTGGAGCCAGGACCTGGTCGGGGCACGGAGAAACTGGGGGGCCCGGGATTATTCAGGGGTCAACGAGGAGGAGGAATTTTGGAGCGGGGGTCAGGCAGGGCAAGGGGTAGGCCGAGTTCAAAAGCACCAATTGCCCCCCTCCCATATGGTGGGCGCACAGGAGAGAGCCATGCTAGGATGCCCACGACTTCCGGCAGCAGAGGATATGGCCTTTTAGCTGACCATGCTAGCGAGCGGGTTTTTGAATATCATCATGGCACGGATAGAGTTGAACATGGGTCCCCACTGTCAGGTTACAGCGATTGGAGTCGCACACATAGGGGTTCCACCCAGTTAGCTGGAGGGGGGTGGGATTTTGCGGCCGGGAGCGGCGAGGCCGAGTTCCGCGAGGCCCCCCGGGGTAGACCTGTCGCATCATCAACATTTGTGCCACGTAGTGGGACCCCGCCAGACACTAGGGTTGGAGGGAATACCAATTTGAGTTTTCCGGAAGCTCACACTGTTTTTTCTTCAGCCTCACAGGGTCATGATCCAGCGCCTCAGGAGCAGAGGGTGTTACATGACGAGCCGGAAGCGGCAGTCAGGAGATCATCGCGGGGCACAGCAGATTGTTCATGGGAAGCAGCAACAGCAGGGACGCAGGAGTGGTCGGGGGTCGAGCAGGCATCGGAAGCCGGGACGGAGGTCGAGGCTTCAGTGGAGAAAGGTGAGAGCATTTTTTCTACTACACACAAAGCACGTGATGTAAGCCCCCCTAGGTCTACGACTAGTGAGGAGTCCTCAGGTTCCGGGCACAGGCCTCGCAAACTGATTAAGCTATTGCAGACACAATTAGTTGGCAAGCGAACTACTAGGCCACTGCAGGCTCTTGGCCCCGATATAGTTACGCGAGCAGGGATTCTGGTAGAGTGGAGAATGAGGCTTTACTATATGGCATTAGGCCGAGTGTCAGGGA
The Mixophyes fleayi isolate aMixFle1 chromosome 1, aMixFle1.hap1, whole genome shotgun sequence DNA segment above includes these coding regions:
- the LOC142141262 gene encoding calcium-responsive transcription factor-like; this encodes MHSATSAEIPELVTPAIQHMQDIESSNQCEKKDKHCKGGDRESCQSEIFHSLDMLQRAICEFEENTQSNFIIHQKSKEFGKEDFKPNARSRIQWKSNDIQYGKLIKFSGIPYVVVGRKTLQCHLGRDFSIVKKKNYGDQRQITQGEDHTFTKRRRIIQHTKKMGCPAEINVLHIIRYPDFMIQSDTQKRRRNASKKVKEAFQSDTIQGNHAYVIRFPHLSEHKFHATSGELANLQEKVDRRVQEKVISLHRNGVRKINEMMRHINAFVTQELFPGDDPPVALRRRFYPTRKDLANLMFKAKQEGRNSSLDQENVLNQLKEWKEQIPQLNIFCRPNTTSEEMTNKQSFILCYQAE